The DNA window TAGTCtctatatattggttttatgtgctTCATCACAGCAATTGGTAAATTGTTAGTGGGTGTAGGGGGAACCTTTAATGCTTTGCTGCGGTTGTACTTACACCATGATTCTACACCTTCTGGACATATGGTTTTTCTAATGTTGAGGACTAGTGGAAGTATGTAGcccatattgattttttaatgtttcctaCACTCTCACAGTTGTTTCTTAATGAGTTTCCATGGTAACTTTGTAGATCCTTTGTAACAGCCTTTTAGTTAGTCTACCTTTACCAGACAGTGGCTTGCCATCCGAAAGTTAAAGTGccctttgtttttttcttttaggCGTAAAAGCTTACCACCCATTCTTTTTTGGATGCCTATAcattccaatttttttatatcCACACCATCTCCATATACTTTAATGTTCTTGACAGTTTCAAATGCTTTGTTGTCGCCGTTACCTAAATAGCTAGTGTAACGTGCAGGATTAGAAGCGGTATTTGAACGTTAATAAATCTTCATGACTCCATTTATCTCCATGCCGCCACTAGTACCACTATAATTTGCTAGGCAACCGTCATGGGATTGTAATTTTTTCCCCTTGCATATGTTACAGTAATTGGACATGCACTCTACATCTAACACTTTGTCGGTGTCTAAGCTTGTGACTGTTACGACACCGTTCAATGATGTGTGGTCTCTTCTCTGCCACGTTCCATCAAAAATCACACTTATATCATTGTTTCCTTCGTTTTCATTTATGGCATTTATAGTAGCAGTTTGCATGGACTCTTTTGCTActtcactaatatattttgtCAGTACTTTATTGTACATCGTAAAGTTAGTAGGAGGTTGAGATAGGTTCATAAGCGAGCAAAAGTTTTGTGTACCTGCACGGCCTTTACCTATAATTCTACAAGCATACACAAGtcttacattattttcataatagccataatagttttgttttgctTGAAGACATGAATGATGTACTAGCATTGCAGTTTTTGAACACAAGTTGTAACTTAGAAACTATACCTTTGCGTGCTCCTTCCGgtaattcaaaaatttcaagtccatgATTTTTTGCACGGTTTACAGGAAGCAAATTTTGAAACTTCCTTATTCAAAATATCAAGGTTGATTATAACTTTCCCATCTCTAAAATGGTAACTAAAGTATTCATTATCTGGGGCACACAATTGTACACTCTTGAGTATATTTTTGGACAAACCAGGCCTACATTCACTGTTAGTACTTATATCAGTAGTGTTATTTGCACTATTTGAGCTTATATTTACATTATCTTCAGAAAGTATACTagaattactatttacatcactACTAACTACTGTATTTACACATTTACATCTCCTTCTCCCAAACTTCTTTATTCTAGGCATAATCACTGAtagttttctctttttttaataacaataaactgtaatatactCAATATGTTGGTAGCTAATACTCAATCAAACTCACGTAAAACAGGAACAACATAACCTAATAACATCACAGAATTAGAGTAAGTAAAACCAGCTGACTCAAATAACCTATGACATTACTGCCAACCTATAGAAGCAAAACACTAACGGGAAATCTTACTGATACGTGTATCAGCTCAGTGCGTCCCCgcacaaaaaaccaaaaataaatatgaagtaGTACTTAGATTTTCATATGATTAGTGTCAAATTGTTCGGAAAAAGATtgttaccaataataaataataataaaaaaaattatttaaaacaaattaaatgtttcactACCTGGTTCCCTTAAAACAGTCTTCGCAGAGGTAGGGCTCTCCTTGGCACGGCTCAAAGTTGTCACTTTCTTCAGATTTTTTGATGCTTGACGACCTTACTCACGCATAGCCTTGTAGTTAGGTCTAAGGTCTAAAGTTAAGCCCCAACACCCCATATCATATAACTTGcataaatcattttcatttacCGTTATATTCACCATAAAAACAATATCACGTAGAAAACgagtaaataaaatgttgacaGCACAGGAAACTCTAGAATTCTTTATGGTGCCAGTTAAcgtgttaatttattgttcatactTGTGGGGAGCACAGAGTGGAACAGATTGAACGGGAGAGCCTTTGCACTTGTGGAGACCCCGCTCTGTCTACATTCTCGGTCATCCACATAGATACTAGGGTGACCTAAAGAGTACACGCCCCTCTTACAGACGTACGGGTATAGTGAGTAAACATGAACATACTGGATTGTCTCAACCCCTTCTCATTGCTGAGAAGCTCATGGAAATGCTTAATGCATGTTATTACTGAAGTGTCAATAACTTTTATAACATTGCTCtgttaatcataatttttacatataaataatctggaaaatacacaaaatgaaaaaaaaaacaaaaattttcaccCTTAGGGTCATCTCAGTCCCCTTAACCCTTTTGCTgccgggaaaaaatttttaagtctGTCTATAAATACCATTGGGTTTAACCAATGGACTGCTGAAGAATACCGAGCCTTTTTAGGGTGTTTTACACCTATTTACTTTTTTGCCCATATATCCCTTATTTTTCAACATACactaataaaaactttacattatttcacaaaattaattatcttactagtaaattaattatacatagtaaattaacttgtaattacttcttgtttaatatataaatttgtacttACCGAAACAAACATTTTCACTTTGACAtcaaagtttaatttcaaaaaaattaccaGTCATAAAATGAGTTACTGCACTAAAAACTACAACTAAAGCCATTCCTGTGTTAGTTCTTCTACAATAATTGAAAGCATAAAGGCCAATCTATCAATTGGTTTTGTAGCATTTGTggcattaaaatcaccacataacAAAGTATAGCATTGTTCTttgctaaataatttatttcgccAAAACctattttctacttttttaactgtataatattataattgtacttACCAAAACAACACTTTTTTCACTTTGACgtcaaaatttactttcaaaaaagtACCAGTCATTAAATGAGTTACTGCACTAAAACACAACTAAAACTGTACACAATTACAAAGGTTGgtagatttttttacaaaaactaacatattaaagaaaaaagtCAGCATGTATGATTTGGAAGGCAAAGTGGATGCACTcccttaaaacatgttttacattggaACGTTGACTTCTTTCTTTTGCCTCCGGCCTTTGTGCTAGCTGCACTACAAACAGAGCAGTTCTTTCTCTATCTAAaggaattttttttctaaatattggtTCGGTCCGGTATTTCCACCAGCAAACAAAGCGCTTGGCTTTCCTGCAGCTCGTCCAGTAATGTTAGGTGAATTTTGATCAGTTCTGTATTTTAGCCATTCCTGTGTTAGTTCTTCTACAATATTGAAACCATAAAGTCCAATCTATCAATTGGTTTTTGTAGCATTTGTGGCGTTAAAATCATTACTTAACAAAGTATAGCCTTGGTACTtgctaaataattatttcgcCAATAACTGTTTTCTACTTTTTTaactacaatatatattataaatgttaataggCCAACTAAAATTAGTTACCTGTATTCCTTGTAGTTggattatgttatgttatttatttatttatttatttactcacggcaatacgccaattacaaaactaaacacagtttGCAGATGGCtgtctgcaataataaaataaaagccatcatgactacaattaaattatggataaatatataataagtaatattaacaagattgtatagtaaaaagttagatacttaatgaaaataacaaactggatagaTGAATGACACTAAATACCAGAAACGAATACAATTGATTACAACATAAGATAGACATCGAAAACACtaataagtaacattaacaaaattgtacagtaaaaagctagatccttgaatgaaaataacataactagaTACATGAGTAACACCAAGAACCAGAAAcgaaaacaattgataacaacataatgatagtcaacgataacactaatagactatgaaaaattaacaatacatactagtaactactataaatacgtaacaacttgaacatgctacggaaaagataaatacataacaatttaaataattaacaacagaAGATGCCGAATACACAATAGCCTAAGAgacgattaaaataaatacaatacaataaacaataaagacaGATATGAGCCTTGTTAATGAAATACACCCGAAATCAGTTAAATGCCGCTGTTGTTTAGTATTTCGATTTGTTTAGTATGTGTTTGGATTTCGAATAGATTTCGAAAGTCAGTTCTCTAAGGATAGGAATAAAGTCCTCAGACTAGAAGTGCTGTCGTAGAAGAAATCATAGTTCGCGGAGACCAGATTTCCAAGCTTGTGCAGACGAGGGATGACGCTGTTCAATTCATGGTTGGTAGAACATGAGGGACGGCAGAAGAAGTCCGCGGAGCAAGTCCGGCCGGGAAGTCTTATGTTGATCAAGCGAAGCAAGGCAGGACAGTCCAGATCCCCAACAAGCACCCTCTGAAGAAATGTCAGGTCGTGCAACTGCCTTCTCACAATGAGAGGATTCAGGCCCAGAAACTCTTCCACAGCACGCACCGGCACATCCAAATACTCGAAACCCAATCTGACCCCGACCACACGCACAAACCTATCCTGAATTCGCTGCAGTCTTTGAATCTGACCTAGTTGATAAGGTGACCACACTACACTGCCAAACTCCAATACAGATCTCACCAAGGACACATACACTGTTTTCATTGCTTCGATGCTAAGTCCCCTTCTTGAAGTCCTGATAACAAATCCGAGCATCCGAGAAGCCTTGTTAATGATTGAGTCTATGTGGTCATTTGGGCTCAGGTTGGCAGACAGGATAACACCTAAATCACGTGTGGAATAAGCTCTCTCCAACGATGAACCATCAAGCGAGTACTCAAAGTGGATATATCCAGCGGAACGATGAAAGGATATGGCGtgacatttcttaatattaagtttCATGCTGTTCCAACCACACCAATCGTAGATACTACGCAGACTGACCTGAAGTCTGTGGCAGTCATCAATGGAACTAACAgaagtaaagatttttatatcatcagcaaacataaggTAGTCAGAACTGATACATTTGGTGATGTCGCTTAGAAAGATGCAAAAGAGAAAGGGGCCGAGATGTGAACCTTGGGGGACACCCGATGAAGCATGAAAGGGCTGGGAAAAACCACCAGAAGATCTAACCATTAACATCCGATCGGTAAGGTATGAATGAAGCCAGTTTCGCAACCAGATGACGATGACTCACGgtgtcgaaggctttgctaaaGTCCAAGAAGATACTATCAACCTGATAGCCGGCGCTGAAGGAAGATCGAATATAATGGTCGTATAGAACAAGATTCGTAGTAATTGATCTTCCCCGTGAAAACCCATGCTGTTCGGAGTTTAGGAGACTTTTGCAGCTGAAACTGATTCGATCAAGGACTAGGGCTTCAAAGACCTTGCCCAGCGCTGGTTGAATAACTATTGGTCTATAATTCTTAACATCCGAGATATCAGAGGATTTGTGGATGGAGACCACAAAACTAGTTTTCAAACAGTCGGGAAAGTTATGTTATCCCATCCTCGTCgccatttgttatgtttgttctaaataacaatacttatgccgggggcgggtgaatcgaaataaagaacacttttacatttcttagaacacggccacacgaggggtggtgtggcaagTGAGACTGGGAGTTGACTCCCTACAGCGGCTCAAGGAATGCTCGGACGAGGCAGTGACCAAAGGAGAGGGGGGTCAGGTGATCTCGAGTAGCCaatgccgtttattcaaaatcatacgattaaaacagccgaaacattacgtcatatggggtgaggtGCACTTGTTgcaaatatatctaaacttactagataatgatacaaagaatattcatatataacaatttcctccctattaaattcagaaattacaaacaattcaaatttaaaaattaattgtccttCAATAGTTTGAATGCTTCTCTTGATACTTAACCTTTGATCGGGCGCATCGATTTTGAAACGTTATCGGGCGCACCAGGAAGTTACCTCCAGGTTTAGAATTAAGTACAAATACGTTATTCCAAAAAGGTTTATTTAACATACACccaataaaaagtgtatttataaaactcaattgTTTGTAGAAAAGCTCCCTAAATAtcttatgtaaatatattcgttaaataaaatacaaatgtaagcaataatttatgaaataagctAACATAATGATATCGCACGTATCACTAACTTATATTATCtaacaatataactaaacatAACTAATGAGtactattaaaacttaactaaacaatacaaattaaaataagaattgaaattataagatttaaatttacaagatttgaACAAAATCggcaataaacaaaaaaaaatattatttgtagaagTTAGTAAAAATGACAAAAGCGTTACTTTATGTTTTCTTTgtcaactataaaattaaaatattagaccGTATTTAATTAAGCTAATgcaaacattttgaaaaacttacaaaaatgggTAACCAAATTTCCTTAGCAAACTGAACTACTCACTCATGTCTTCTTCGGACGGCACACGAGACTCAGTGCACATGACACAGATAGCTGGAGCAGTGTGCTCTCTGCAAATAAAAAACTTGCACTTTGAACACCGGGTCTTGGAAAGACGATGTTTTCTCCAATCACAGCTGTAACATCTGGCCGATTGAACGTCTTCAGGCGGGGCACTTCTTGTTGGACGTGGATCAGCAATCTCCATGATTTTACAAATTCTCAGTTTTACATTTGCTGGTGTGCTCCTGATAGTTATCCTTGAGCGCATATGGTCTTGGCACAACTCCTTAGCAAGGGTTCGTAAAAAGATTCTTCTTTTCATTTTCGGTTCTTTGGCGTTTTCCTTTAGTATTATGAAGGTGTTTAGCGCACCTATATCCAACAGAGAGTAGAAAATTGGCATTGACCAGCGATTACAAACTCGAGCAGTTGAATAGGACTCCTTGTACTTATCCACCGTATCCACTCCACCCTTACTACTgttgtaaaataagacaatttcAGGTTTCCCTACAGTTGGAGAGTTTGGGTTGTTGTCAACTGTATCATCATTGTGTAGAGTCGATACAAGCACTACATGTTTTTTCTTGTTGGAGACAAAGGATACCATTGTGCATTTGTCTTTGAAAGCAAACATAGAACTGTTCACGGGTCTGTGCTTTGTTTCCAGAAATGCACTTGGAATCTCCCGCTTGTTCTTTCTCAAAGTTCCGACCATTGTAAGACGATGATCATTCATTAGATCGAAGCATAATGGTACAGAGGAGAACCAGTTGTCCATGGTGACGTTTTCTTCCAGATCCTGATATGGGCTCGATCATGCGGTGCACAACACTCCTCGCAGAATTATCTATTTGGTAAGGACCAGGGGGTTGTCTTGCCGCGTATACTTCCAAATTTGCcgtgtaaaatgtttttgcacaTACTAGCGCATAGATCTTGAGTCCGTATTTTGCTGGcttgtttttgatatattgtcGAAAACTGCACCTTCCACGAAAAGATTCCAGCATTTCATCTAAAGTTACAAACTCACTCACTCTGTAATGAAGTTTGCAATTTTCaacaaattcttcaaataaaTCCCTTATCGGAGCCAAATTGTCAAGTTTCTGTCTATCTTCTCTACTTGTGATGTCGTCGAACCGCATTGCAGTGAGCAGGAACTTAAATCTTTTGATAGACATTGCACATCTAAAAAATTCTACACCAAATCCATCGCCACTCCAAAGCTCTTCAAGTATCTGGTGTGAAGACTTCATGACACCTGCCATATACAAAATgccaaatacacattttaattccTCTGGTGTGGTTTCTTTTTGCGTCTCTCTCACGACTGTACCGTTCCTTGTTACTATTAATCCAAACATTAGTTGATTGTGTAATATCTAAAATCATGGAATCTGTGAAAAACAAGCTCCAAATATCTAAAGCAGTTTTAGCGTCTTTTGCTACACCAACAGTGCAACCCATCCTCATTCTGAGTATGTTTCTGGCAGGTGTTCTACGTTCTTGACTGGGTTGCATATTCCATAACATTTTTCTGTTCCTGCTAATATAAGCTTGAGACCCATCTGCTTTTGTGACAATATCACCATGCAAACGATTATGAATAGGGATAATATCAAGTTCATCAAAATCGTCTGacatatttcctaaaaatacacTACCTTCTTCATGCCCTTGCACCTCATTGCCTTCCAGCTCCTGAGCAAGATGAACATGTCCTTCATCGTCGTCAGATCCAGCCACATTGGTGTCTTCTTCATCCGATTCGTTGAACAGTTGTCGAACAAATGCACCAGTAGGTCTTCCTAGTACTTCATTTTCTTCTCTTTCGACACTAAGCAGAAGCCTAGCTAACCTGTTTTCCTCACTTACATCCAttgtaactaacaataaaaattataaatgttacagaACATACGTAAAACTGtctacaaataacaaaaaaactaattaaaaactttctttaaacacttttaacagcaataaataaaataatcactaagtCCAATCAATAGAACATTCATGATATTACGGAACACGGTTGGTCGCACAGGGAGTTTACCTCCAGGTATAATTGTTACACGCACGGGCGCACAGGGAAGCAGCCTCCAGCCCCAACGTAAATACGTCCTCACACTGACAAAAAAGAGAAAGCGGGCAAACCGGCTGGGTGATCGATCGATAAAGAAAGGAGTGGGGATGGGCAAAACTGGCGACACTCAAGGTCACAcgctttttaaagatatttagaaaaatagagCAACCTGGAGCTAACCTCCAGTATGCGCCCGATGCAGGGttaaagtaataattgataaagtaCTAATATGACATGATTCTATAATTAGCAACAAGTTGACAAAAAGTAAAcactaaacaagtttaaattcaaataaacgcttaataaaaccacaatataataaaaagaaaaacacataatataacataatacacaaccattactgaataagtacatctttattataagtcaagtttatttacaggttttCTAGTGCGCTCAGGATAGCGTCGCATCCGACTTTGACAGGTGCTGTCAAGAACAGCTGATTTTACGCGCGCTGATACGGGTGTAGTACGGTGCGGGGTAGAGGGGGAAGAGAATGACCTTCCACCACTCGCCGTAGTGGTTGCCATGCCAACTGGCGATCGATTTACGTCATGTGCAGGGGGAGAGTTACACTGCGATTGGTATTGCGGCGCTGCCAAGTCTACGTCTGCGCTTGCGGAAGTCGGGGTTGTCACGTTTCTCGGTACAGTTTTCTGCTACTGCACTCGAGTCTCTGTCTAGGGAACTGTCACTCAGACCGATCAGTTGATCTATGTGACGTTTCGTTACAATGCCAGAATTTAACTCTATTTCATACATAACAggactgatttgtttatttacaataccttGCAACCATTTGTTGTTTGACCTGTAATCTCGCATTAATACAGTTTGACCTGGATAAACTAccctagtaatatttttattaaaactatttttgctcTCCTCTTGTTTCTTATTTACAAACTGGGTAATGTTTGGTCTCAATAGATCCAACCGGGTGCGCAGTTTCCTGCCAAACATTATCTTGCTTGGTGTTTCATTGGTAGTACTATGTACAGAGTTACGGTAGTCAAACAATATCCTACTCAAGGCTACGCTAGCATCTGCGTTGTCATGAAATGCTCGCTTTAATTTGTCTTTAGCAAATTTCACGCTGTTTTCTGCTTGACCATTACTTTTTGGATGATACACAGGACTGAAAGTATGTTTTATACCGTTCATTTCCATGAACTGTTTAAACTCCGATGAGGTAAAGGGTGGTCCATTGTCAGAATGTAAATTAACAGGTAGACCAAAGCGACTAAATAGCTCTCTTAGAAAACTTATAGCTAGTTTAGCGGAAGTTGAACTAACTTCGCCTACTTCTAACCATTTTGAGTGAGCGTAAATgacgattaaatacattttatttttaaaaggtcctaGGTAGTCCACATGAATACGTTCCCAGGGAGCGGAAGGATAATGCCAAACATGTAATTGACTCCTTGACGGGTTGTTCCGTTCCCGGAGACAGGAAGAACAACTGTTAGCCATATTTGTGATCTGTTCATCAATACCGTTCCACCAGACGTAGCTGCGTGCTACCGAtttcattttcacaatacctAAATGACTAGAATGAAGCTCTTTAAGTACATAATCCCTTAAAGTTACTGGTACGACTACTTTATAACCCCACATAATTACTCCAAATTCAACTGTCAGTTCGTTCTGTCTCTGGAAAATACGGAGTAAGCTCTTCGCTTCCCTCAGGAATGACATTAGGCCAACCGTGTATAATGTAGCCATACACTTTACTTAAAACTGGATCTTTCTGTGTATCtgattttacatgttcaaaaGTCAAAGGTAATGAGCTTTcttgaatacaatgtaaatatgtacCTTGCCACGCAAACTCATCAGTAGCATTGTTGTGATTGACACTTAAAGGCAATCTAGATAACATATCTGCATTATTTAGTTCCGTCTTTACGTATTGAATGTCAAATTCGTAACCGGACAGGAACAAAGCATATCTTTGCATGCGACCGGCAGCAAAGATAGGTaacccttttttatttccaaagatacttaaaagaggtttgtgatcagtgtacaaaataaatttccgaCCGTACAAgtattgattaaactttttgaCTGCAAATACGATAGCCAGAGCTTCTTTCTCTATATGTGAATAGTTTCCACTCAGCTTGTGAGAGTGTGCGTGACTGATAGGCTATTGGTTTCTCTATACCACCTGGTGAGATAACACTTAGGACGGCTCCCAAGCCAACTGAACTAGCATCTACGGCTAACTTCAAAGGCAAATTAGTGTCATAATGTGCCAAAATTGGTGCGTTTGAAAGTAACTCTTTTAC is part of the Homalodisca vitripennis isolate AUS2020 unplaced genomic scaffold, UT_GWSS_2.1 ScUCBcl_3;HRSCAF=271, whole genome shotgun sequence genome and encodes:
- the LOC124370114 gene encoding uncharacterized protein LOC124370114 — protein: MFADDIKIFTSVSSIDDCHRLQVSLRSIYDWCGWNSMKLNIKKCHAISFHRSAGYIHFEYSLDGSSLERAYSTRDLGVILSANLSPNDHIDSIINKASRMLGFVIRTSRRGLSIEAMKTVYVSLVRSVLEFGSVVWSPYQLGQIQRLQRIQDRFVRVVGVRLGFEYLDVPVRAVEEFLGLNPLIVRRQLHDLTFLQRVLVGDLDCPALLRLINIRLPGRTCSADFFCRPSCSTNHELNSVIPRLHKLGNLVSANYDFFYDSTSSLRTLFLSLEN